In Terriglobia bacterium, the DNA window TTGTAGACGGTGATGCTCATCTCCTGGATCATGATCTGCCCGTCAGCGGTAATGATGGACTGCAGCTTCTCAAGCTCGATTTGCGGCATGTTCGAGCTGTTCTCGCTTTGTACGAGCGGAAAGGTTTGAATCTCCTGCTGGTGCGAGACCAGGTACATCGTGTACCAGGGCCAATAAATCCGGATATCGGGCCCCGAGCCTTGCCATGAAAACTTGTTTTCCAGATTCAGCCTGTAGGTAGATTCCTGCTGCGTTGGCCGCGAGCAGCCGGCGAGTGCCCCTGCGACCATGACCAATGCCGCTGTTTTTGATCGCGTCATATTTTTACCTTTGCCCCGTTCCCATGAGGAATTCGATCTTCTCCGTGCTCTCCGGTCTTTCGTGCTGCTTGATCGCATTCGACATGTCCAGAGTCCGCAGGTAGGTCTGCTGCGCGGGAGTCAGCTTCTGGATGAAATCTGCATATCTCTTGTCGACCTGTGCGCGCCTGTTCGCGGCTTTCTCCAAGGAAAGCTGGGCTTCAAGTTTCGCTGCGTTGAGCAGGTTATTCCGCTGCCGATCCAGGTCCGCCTGAACTGCCCCCTGCTGCGGTGAGACGTTACCAGGCCATACTGCATAGCTTTTTTTGTCGATGCCATACTCGTCATTGAACGGCGCCTTTCCAAGTTCCGCCTGAATCTGTGTATAGACGGGCAGCTTGGTATCCTTCAGTGCGAGTTCAGCATTGAGGATCTCGGCATTGGAGTAATTGTGGACTACTGAACGAGCGATACCCTCGACGTCTTTCTTGACAATGCCAAGCGCATCCGTCGTGTTGACAAACCACTTCTTGCGCTCTTCATTGGATTTGCCGCGGGAGAACGCAACATTCATGTCCACCAGCAGTGCCCCGTCAGCAGTCTGGTACACCTCTTTTGCTTCTGAGCTGCGGTCCAGCGGCAGGTCGATCCAGATCCTGCCGTCCCAGTAATCGGTACCAGTGACGGTCACGCCCGTGTATTTCCATGTCGGCCCGTCCTGGAAAGAGACATTACCGCTGTAATCCTTGAGCACCTTGACGTGATGCTGCTGAACATCGCTGCATCCGCTGAGCACGCTGATTGCGGCAGCGAGCGTTGCTCCTGCAAGGAGTGGTCCACGTTTTCTCATGTGCATTGATTCCTCTGGTACTCGATGTACCGGTTCGACATTGGTAACCGATCGTGCAGGCATATCCCGCGAGAACCTCTCCGGTTCACCGCGACAGGCGTGATATTCCGCCTTCCCAAGGCTGGCACAGTATCACCCAGCCTATGAAAATGCGTATGAAGATGTCGTCGAGAACATACGAATACTTTGCAAAGGATGTACGTCGAGTGGCTGCGGCTTCCAATAATAAAAGCCGTGACTTCCAGATAGCCATAAAAACCACTGCATTTTTCAGCTCGTCACTGCCTGGTAGTTGGAAGAGCGTTCCATCTATTCGGGCGGACGAGATGAAAAGATGGGAGCCGTTCCATGTTTTCGGGCACTGGTTTCGACGAAATCTGGCGGTGCCTGAAAAAAACATTCGGGGACGCTGCAGGAAATTGGTGGTTTCGAGCGTTACATAAGTAGGGGGAAAGACTCTGGGAGGAGGGGCGTTTGCCCCCTAATTCCCGGCGGATTTTCTATAGATCGATATTCCGACGCGTTCTATGTGTTCACGCAGCGGCTGAGATTTGATGGCATCGAAAGCCTGGACGTCGTAACGGTAAGGAAGAGGGAGTTCATCCAGTTCGGCGGCAATCGCCTGGGCGCGTAACGGATCCACTGTCCCCCAAACTGCGAGGTCAATATCAGAGCTGGAAGTATAGACGCCTTTTGCCCGCGAGCCGAAAATTCTAACTTCGCTGATTTCCGGATGCCGCAGGAAAACCGCTTTCAACAGCGTAAGTTCATCGGCGGGAAGGGGAAGTGTTTTCATGTCGAGCTCTTCGCCGAAAAGGATTTGTAGAGGGTCCTCATCGCCGGAAGGTAGCGCTGAGCAATCGCGTCTACAGCTTCTTCAAAAACCACCGAGTCATATGTGTGCGAAAGTAGATTGCGGTGATCCAGCATGTCGATCCAGACTTTG includes these proteins:
- a CDS encoding nucleotidyltransferase domain-containing protein, producing the protein MKTLPLPADELTLLKAVFLRHPEISEVRIFGSRAKGVYTSSSDIDLAVWGTVDPLRAQAIAAELDELPLPYRYDVQAFDAIKSQPLREHIERVGISIYRKSAGN